A section of the Falco rusticolus isolate bFalRus1 chromosome Z, bFalRus1.pri, whole genome shotgun sequence genome encodes:
- the LOC119141776 gene encoding LOW QUALITY PROTEIN: formin-like protein 18 (The sequence of the model RefSeq protein was modified relative to this genomic sequence to represent the inferred CDS: inserted 1 base in 1 codon), whose amino-acid sequence MAQRKGRTEADELANAAARGDLQRXKELLDGAANPNAVNSYGRTAIQVMLRQPAGGRAAAAARSRPQPPRPEHRLLPGARRGQRRLPGDAGGTAPRRGAARPARRLRPPPARRGGGGPARTGGPLPATPAAPRLASSRNLLPAPTRETGSRTALTGF is encoded by the exons ATGGCGCAGCGAAAGGGCCGCACGGAGGCGGACGAGCTGGCCAACGCCGCCGCCCGCGGCGACCTGCAGC TGAAGGAGCTGCTGGACGGCGCGGCGAACCCCAACGCCGTCAACTCCTACGGCCGGACGGCCATCCAG GTGATGCTGCGGCAGCCCGCGGGTGGccgagctgctgctgcagcgcGGAGCCGACCCCAACCGCCCCGACCCGAGCACCGGCTGCTTCCCGGTGCACGACGCGGCCAGCGCCGGCTTCCTGGAGACGCTGGAGGCACTGCACCGCGCCGGGGCGCGGCTCGACCTGCCCGACGGCTTCGGCCGCCTCCCGCTCGACGTGGCGGCGGGGGGCCCGCACGGACCGGTGGGCCGCTACCTGCGACACCCGCCGCCCCTCGTCTAGCCTCCTCCCGTAATTTATTGCCCGCGCCCACTCGGGAG